GTCGATTTCCCCACGTTGGGACGGCCAATGACCGCCACCTTCGGGGTGCCCATCATGCGACTTTCAACAACATCTTCACTCTTCATTATTTCGGACATATCCCAACTCCTGCATGATGCGCTTATTATTAAACCAGTCCGCTTTAAACTGAACTTTCAAATCCAAGAATACTTTTCCACCCACGAGCTGCTCGATCTCTTTACGAGCGGCTGTGCCGATTTCTTTAAGGTTCGCAGCCCCTTTACCGATCACAATCGCCTTGTGATTTTCTTTAGCCACGAGAATCTCAGCATAGATCTTCGGACAAGGCTGCGCATCTTCATCAAATTTCAAGATACGCACAGCCATGCTGAACGGAATCTCTTGATGAATGAACTCAAAGCACTTTTCGCGGATCACTTCCGCAACGAGGTCACGCACATTGTGCGGCGTAAAGAGCTCGATATCGTACAACGGCGCAGGACTATCAGGCATCATCGTCAGAAACTCGATTAATAGAGCTTCGCGATTTTCTTGATCGCCATCGATGTCTTTTGCCGACACCTGGAACGCTTTACCGCCAGCTTGCTCAATCATGCGCTTTAAGATCATGATGCGATGTTGTTTTTCTTCGATATCAGACTTTGTGATAACGCCGGCCCATGGTTTTCCGCTTGCAGAAACCATCTTGATGACTTTATCAGCGTCTTCAGGGTTTTTCTCATCCACACTCAAGATCGCGAGCAATGCATCGGACTGCCCGATCACATCTTCTGCTTCCTGTGAAAGGAAACCATTCAGACCCTTGTCGGCGTTAATCAAGCCCGGAGCATCAACAAAAACGATCTGGCCTTCGTCGGTACTCCAAACACCCAAAACGCGACGACGAGTGGTTTGCGGCTTCTCTGTGACAATGGAAACTTTCTCGCGAACGAGATAGTTCATGAGCGTGCTCTTCCCCGCGTTTGGCTGACCAATCAGTCCTAGAAATCCTGCTTTATAACTCATGTACTTTTCTCCTTCGGCAATAACTCGAGAGCCTTTTTCGCCGCTTCTTGCTCGGCGATCTTTTTACTACGTCCTGTTCCAGTCGCTAGATTAGTCTCTCTCACGCGGACACAAACCGTGAAAGTGCGATCATGTGGAGGGCCGTCTTCACCAATCAATTCGTAAATCGGCGCCTCTTTTGTTTCTTTCTGCATTACTTCCTGCAGACGGGTTTTATAATCCTTTTCAAAATCCTGAGTCGGGTCGATCTCTTCAACCAGCTTTATAAAATCGCGGCGTACAAAATCGCGCGCCGATTCAAAGCCTCCGTCCAAGAAAATCGCCCCTAAAAGCGCTTCGTAGGCTGAAGCAAGTAAACGTGGCTTCTGCGCCCCGCCTGTCATACTTTCACCCTTTCCAAGGTGGAGGTATTTTGGTAACTCCAAAACAGATGATAACTTCGAGAGCACCTCTTCATTGACAAGGCTTGCGCGCTTCTTAGAGAGCCCCCCCTCCCCGTCTCCGGGAAAGCGTTCCATCAGAAACTCTCCAAGAACAAGGTCCAAGACCGCGTCCCCCAGGAACTCAAGCTTCTCGTTGTGATCACAGCGCTCACGCAATTCGTGCGCAAAGCTCTTGTGAGTGAGTGCACGCTCAAGCAGTTCGCTTTTCTTAAACTTATACGAAAGTTTTTTCTCTAGTTCGGTCATGCAAGAATCTCCCCGACGAGATGTCCTTCCATGCGATTCTTAGTGGAATTTTCGTATTTCAAAATTTTAACATCGACCTCTTGCCCCGACCAGTGACCGATAAACTCGTCAGCTCCGATGATTTGCACCGGCCAGTAATCACGGCTGAGCGCCTGACCACCTTTTGCCGAGTTCTTAAGAACCAAGACCTTCTTTTGAGTTCCCACTTGAGCTTTCGCTAGCGTCTCAAAACGGTGAAGACTCAGTTCTCGCAAACGTGAAGCACGGCGAACGCGCTCTTCATTTGGCACGGTCACGTCATAAGTTACAGCCCGCGTGCCTGGACGTTCGCTGTATGGGAAGACGTGAATCTTCGTCCAAGGAAGTTCTGCAAGTGTGAGATAAGTGTCTTCAAACTGCTCATGAGTTTCAGTGGGGAATCCGACAATCACGTCCATACCGACAAAAGCGTTCTTTACGCGTTTATCGATTTGATTAAGAGCATGCATCACATCGTTTTGGGTATACTTACGCTTCATCTTGTCGAGCACATCCGTATTCGCACTTTGAATACTCATATGGAAGTGCGGGCACATCTTGTCGTCTTGATAGAGATCCAGCAAACGCTCCGAGAGCTCCACCGGCTCTAAAGAGGACAAACGGAAGCGTGGCATTTTAGTTTTCGCCAAAAGATGCTCAACGAGGTCCTCAAGAACCAGCTTCTTACCGAACTTCTCGTCTTCATAGTCGCCAATATGAACGCCGGTTAGAACCGCTTCACGAACGCCTTCAGCGTAGAGGTCATTCACGCGGGCAACGAGGTCCGCAACAGGAATACTGCGGGACTTACCGCGAGCATAGGGAATAATGCAGTAAGTGCAGAAGCTATTGCAACCGTCTTGAATTTTCAAAAACGTGCGCGTGTGGGACTTCTCAATCCCGCCGCCCATTTCAAGGTCTTCTTTTTTAAAGATATTAGATTTAAAGACCTTCTCCGTAAGATCGCCTTTAAAATACTTATTGAGAAGCTCGGGCAACTGACCCTTGTGGGAGTTAGCCACAACAAGATCAGCTCCAGGAAGATTCTCAAATGAACCGGTATCGACTTGGGCCGCACAACCGGTGACAACCACTGTGCAGAACGGATCGCGCACTTTCAAGCGGCGAATGTATCTGACAGCTTCTTTGGTTGCTTCCGCGGTCACAGCACACGTGTTGAGAACATGAATACGCGGGTCCCCGTCTTGGTATGTAAAGCCATTACTTTGCAGGTTCTTTTGCAAGAGGCCTGCATCGTACGTGTTCACTTTACAACCAAATGTGTGGACCTGGAATTTCATGGAATTGTCTACAGAGTGATCCATCCGCCTCCCACGAGTTGTTTGTCACGATAGAATACCGCGGCTTGGCCCGGAGTGATCGCACGCTGAGGGGTTTTGAATTTTACTTTAAAACCCGTGCTTGTCTTAAAAACTTGCGCCGGATAGCCTTTGGTTGAATAGCGGATTTTTACGTTCATCTCTTCGCCGTCTTGAACATCCGACAAAAGCTTCGGCTCAATCACATCGACTTCGCTAGCAAAGAGGTATTGTTCATCACCAATCCACACTGTGTTGGTGTCAGATTCGATTTTAAGCACAAACATCTTTTCGTGATGATCAATCCCCAAGCCTTTAGATTGACCAATCGTGAAGGTGTGGATTCCGTTATGACGGCCCATCACTTCACCATTTGGGTAGCGCTTGAGGAGACCTTTTTTAGAATCCAAAACCGCTTTATCGACTTGTGAAGCGATAAAATTATCGTAACCTTGACCGCCGACAAAACAAATACCCACAGAATCTTTTTTGCGAGCGTTGAGCAAACCGACTTTTTCCGCGTAAGCGCGCACGTCCGGTTTTTTCATGTGGCCGATCGGGAATAATAATTTCGGCACGATCTCTGGATCGATCGTAAACAAGAAATACGTCTGATCTTTCCAGTCATCGACACTTGTTTGAATGTGCGATTTGCCGTTTTCATCTTGAACGATCTGAGCGTAATGACCTGTTGCCAAGTAATCACACTCAAGTTCTTTCATTTTACGGATCAAGTGATCAAACTTCAGATACGTATTGCAATTCACGCACGGAAGCGGTGTCTGGCCGTCCAGATAAGCCTTCAGGAAAGGATCAATCACTGCCGCACGGAACTTTGCTTCGCAGTTCAAAACATAAAACGGAATCCCCAGACGATCCGCCACATCGCGGGCGTCGTCCACGTCAATACTCGAACAACAAGTGCCGTGGCCTTCTTCGATATCGCAGGTGGTGTAATCCCACACTTGCATCGTAGCTCCGACAACTTCATAACCTTGTTCCACCAAAAGGGCCGCAGCAGCAGAGCTGTCTACGCCCCCACTCATGGCCACAAGCACGCGTCCTTTAGACATGCTTCACCTCTGACTCCGCTTCAATCTTGCGAAGTCTATCAACAACAGCTTTCAAAGTTTCAACAAATTCATCAACCTGAGTCAGGCTATTGCCCCAACCAAGACTTACACGCAGACTGCTCTGCGCCTCTTGACGAGAAAGCCCCATCGCGAGCAATACCGGACTTGGTTCGGGATTGCCACTGCTGCATGCAGCGCCTGTGCTGACCGCGTAGCCCTTGATATCAAGACTCATCAGCATCGTTTCACCGTCAACGCCCGGAATGACTAAACTCGACGTGTTTGGCAAACGTGGACTTTCACCCGCCGTCACAACCGCGCCCGAGATTTCAGCAAGAATTCTTTTTTCCATGTGATCACGAAGCTCACCCACGGCCTTTGCATGCTCAGCCACTTCCGGAAGTTTTTCAGCCATCACGCCAAGGCAAGCGATACCAAGCACGTTCTCAGTGCCGCCGCGACGATGACGCTCTTGAGCTCCGCCATCAATCAGCGACGCGAAGTTCGAACCGCGCTTTGAGAAGAAAAAGCCGCTGCCTTTGATGGAATAAAATTTATGTCCTGAGAACGAAGCGAAATCCACACCGAGAGTTTGTAAATTCACTGGCACTTTACCGAAGGCTTGCACGCAGTCAGAGTGAAAGAGCGCGCCTTTTTCGTGGGCAAGCCTTGCCATCTCAGCCACCGGAAAGACATTGCCGGTTTCGTTATTTGCAAACATCACAGAAACCAACGCTGTTTCTTCCGTAAGATGAGCGCGGAAGAAATCCATATCGATCACGCCCTGACGATTCACAGGAATGAAATCCACGCGGGCGCCCAAAGATTTTAAATGGGCCATCGTCTTGATGATGCTTGGATGCTCCACTTCCGAGCACATGTAGTGCGTACGGCGCGCGAGCTCCGGCTTAAACGAAGTCGTTTGATAGTAATCAAACACGCCCTTCAGAACTGTGTTGTTGGATTCAGAGCCGCCGCTTGTGAAGACGATCTCGAGCGGATGGCAGCTCAGATTTTTTGCAAGTGACTGACGAGTGTCGCGCAGAATATTCTTAGGCTGACGTCCAGCCCAGTGTATCGAGCTGGGATTTCCCCAAGCTTGAAGAAACTCAGGCACCGCCGCAATGACGTCATCGCTCACCGGAGTGGTGGCGTTGTGATCAAAGTAGTTCGCTTTGAGTGAGTAAAGTGTGCGGAGTTCGTCCATAGAGTGCCGCACCTTACCACAAAGTGAAATTCCAGAAAACATATAAGATCTTAATAATTTACGAAGCACCTCGATCCTTATATGACGTCCTATCGATGTATTTTCGTTCTTTTTGTCTGAGTTTTAGACAGTAAAAAATACAGTCCTACTAAGGACTAAATAAAACTAGACCTCCCAGGGGCGCTTTCCTCTAGAAAGCCTTAAGGAATTTCATCACTTAGGCCGATAAATGATCTGTATGACTAAAGTCAATTGGCAGGATCATTTTACGAGTGCGATGCAAGAGGCGGAGAATCTTTACTCCAAAGACTCCACCAACGTTTCGCTTTTGATGTTTTGTTTACGTTCTAAGCTGATTCCAGCTTCGGAATATCTCGATTGGGCAAAGGAAAATTTTCAAATTCCCGTCCTGTCTGAGAAGTTTTTCCAGATCCATAAGCCTCAGGCAGAGCTCTACAAGAAATGGCAGAAGATCCACAAGTGGACCAATGAATGCATGCCCGTTGCCGAGTGGGACGGTGTTTTAATCATCGCCTGCCTCGAAATTCCTGAGAATTACAACAATGCAAATCCGACCACTTTTGTTCTAACTTCCCATGAGGTCCTCGATCAAACGTGGGCCGTTTATAGTAAATCTGAAAAACCAGCATCAGCTGCTGCCGGTAGTGATTTTGCTGACATGACGGCTCTTGCCGCAACCGTTGTTGCAAAACCCGGTGACGAGGAAAATCTCTTTGGTGAAAATGGTGAGCTCGTTTTGAAAGATGACTCATCTTCTGAAGAAGAAGGCTCCGAAGAAGCTTCCGCCTCCTCCGAAGAGGGCGAAGAATCTTCTGGTGAAAAGCCAGAGGGTATGGAAGCCTCCGTCGACGAAGAAGCCGCAGGCATGCCAGAAGGTCTTTTTGGCGACTCCCCGGCTCCAAAAATAGATGCTCTCTCTAATTTCACAAAAACAGAACCGATTGCACTTCAACCAATGAATACAGAAATCACTCGTGAGCTCAAAGCCGAGATCGAAGATGCGCCGGCAGAAGAAGCTCCCGTTGCTGTCGAAATGCCGAAGAAAGGTCCTCGTACGAGCGTTCCTTTGATGGCTAACATCGGTGAAAAAACGAAGATCGATGATGTTTCTTCTCTCGATGATATGGAAGAAGTTGACGATCACGAAGTGCAGTTCCCAAACAAAAAACAAATTTCACCGATGGCGAGCGTTTCAGCGGGCGAATTCCCGTCTGTTCCTGTGAAGCCCACGATGAACCCGGCGAACTCTGCGGCGTACTTCCTCGAAAAAATGCGCAAACAAGCTCAGGATCAATTCGACAAAGACGTGATCTCAAGCTTCCAGCAGATGAAAACCTTCTTTAAAAAATCAATGCTGCTTGCGATTGGCGACAAAGACACTCTTGTAAAACCGATCCTCTGGGATTCTGGTTTTGACGTTAAGTCACCGTCAACGCCTGAGTTTAATTTAAAAACTCCGAGCATTTTCAAAGTCGTTTCTGGAACGCAAAAGCCTTATCACGGCTACATCGTTCCGAATGATTTGAATGAATCTTTCTTTGAGTCTTGGAACCACGGCCAGATTCCTGATCACGTGACCATCGTGCCTTTGATGGACGGTGATATTTTGATCGGAATGATCATGGGTTTTGGCGAAAAGGCCAGCTATAATAAGAACGTCCTTCAATTCACAGAAAACGTCGCTAAGGGTCTTTCAACGAAGATTCTTAAGGGCCCTACTGCGAAAGTGGCGTAGGTCTGCTGCTACCTTCGGGGCCTTTTGGTGGCTCTGCACTTCTTCCTGCATCCTTGCAATCAGGGACTCTGTCCCCGAACCCCTGAAAGCTCGGCCGTCGTGGCCGACCTTTCGACGTAACTTAGGAAAACTTATCGACATCAGTACTTGTCTTCACCGTACGTTGGACAGACGGCCACGAAGGCCGGCTGTAGCGGGAGCTCGAGGGCAGAGCCCTCGATTCTCAGGACGGAGAAAGACCGGCGGTAGCCACAACGAAATCTCTAAACCTGCACCGAGATCGTAAGATTTCTTTCACTCGGAGCCGCGAGCTTTTCAATCGTCACGCGGATTTTAAACCAATTTAGCGGCAATAAATCCTGATTCAAACGGTCCGACCATTCGATCACGACTAAGCCTTTTTTAGCTCCGAAAAGATCCCAAAAACCCGTACTTTCTAGATCGTCTTCACTCTCAAGACGATAAAGATCGACATGATCCATTGAGACATCACGGTTTTCATAATGATGATGAATTGCAAATGACGGAGAGGCTGTTTCCTGAATACCTAAGCAGTCCGACAAAGCCTTTACAAGCTCTGTCTTCCCGGCACCAACAGGTCCTTCTAAAAGCAACAAGCTGCGCTCTTTAAAGAGCTTCAGAAGCTCCAAAGAGATCATGCCAAGGTCCGCCGGCGACTTCGTATGAAACTGCTTTACGACCTTGTAGTTCGTCATTTTACCCTCTGAGAATGCTGCTCATCTTGCGAACAGACTTTTCAAGTCCTTCTTCAAGCGCGTAGCAGATCAATGAATGACCAATGTTCACTTCACGAAGATAAGGCAATTTTTTGATGAGCTTTGTGTGATGATAATCCAAACCGTGACCGGCATGAACACCCAAACCAAATGCGTGAGCCAAGTGAGCGGCTTTCACCAGACGATCCCACTCTTTTTGTTTTTTCGCGCCCTTTAATAGCACCCAGTGACCGGTGTGGAATTCCACAGCATCAGCACCAAGGTTGTAGCTTGCTTCAACCTGCTCAAGGGAGGGCTCAATGAACATCGAGATTTCAATCCCGCGCATTTGCATCTTTTCAACCATGGGCTTCATTTTCTTAAAGCCTTTTACCACGTTGAGACCGCCCTCCGTGGTGAGCTCCGCGCGCTTTTCAGGCACAAGGCAAACCCATTCCGGCTTGTACTTACGAGCTAAACGAACCATATCGTCGGTCGCTGCCATTTCAAGATTCAAAGGCACAGGACATTTTTTAGAGAGCAAAGCCAGATCATGCAATTGAATATGGCGACGGTCTTCGCGAAGGTGGATCGTGATTTGCTCAGCGCCCCCCTTCACGGATCTTTTGACCATTTCCAACACTGACGGATAAGGAGTCGTTCCCCCACGAACCTGGCGAAGGGTGGCGACATGATCGACATTCACGCCAAGGCGGATTTTATTTTTCATACTAGCTTAATTCTTTCTCGAGGAACTGAGCGATTTTCTCAGCGTATTCAGTGATTTTAATTTTATCAGGACCTTCAACCAAGATGCGAAGCAAAGGCTCTGTGCCCGAGTAACGAACAAACAAACGGCCTTCGCCATTGAGTTGTTTTTCGATATTTGCAATGAGTTCCGCATAGCCTTTGATTTCAGCAAGCTCTGTGCGGCGCTTTACGCGGCAGTTGATAAGAACCTGCGGCACATCTTCAATCACGCGATTGAGATCACTTGCACGCTTCCCGGTTTGCTTCATCACCGCAAGCACGTTGAGAGCCGCCACGCAGCCGTCACCGGTCGTCGTGTGATCTAGGAAGATAATATGCCCCGATTGTTCACCACCGAGGTTGTAGCCATTTTTACGCATTTCTTCGACGACGTATTTATCGCCGACGCCCACTTTCACAAGCTTAATCCCGTGCTCGGTCATTTTCTTTTCAAGACCAAAATTACTCATCTGAGTCGCAACAAGGGTGTTTTTCTTTAAAATTCCAAGATCCTTCATATGAAGAGCGCAAAGTGCCAGGATATGGTCCCCGTTCATCACTTCGCCTTTTTCA
Above is a genomic segment from Bdellovibrionales bacterium containing:
- the era gene encoding GTPase Era codes for the protein MSYKAGFLGLIGQPNAGKSTLMNYLVREKVSIVTEKPQTTRRRVLGVWSTDEGQIVFVDAPGLINADKGLNGFLSQEAEDVIGQSDALLAILSVDEKNPEDADKVIKMVSASGKPWAGVITKSDIEEKQHRIMILKRMIEQAGGKAFQVSAKDIDGDQENREALLIEFLTMMPDSPAPLYDIELFTPHNVRDLVAEVIREKCFEFIHQEIPFSMAVRILKFDEDAQPCPKIYAEILVAKENHKAIVIGKGAANLKEIGTAARKEIEQLVGGKVFLDLKVQFKADWFNNKRIMQELGYVRNNEE
- the rnc gene encoding ribonuclease III, producing MTELEKKLSYKFKKSELLERALTHKSFAHELRERCDHNEKLEFLGDAVLDLVLGEFLMERFPGDGEGGLSKKRASLVNEEVLSKLSSVLELPKYLHLGKGESMTGGAQKPRLLASAYEALLGAIFLDGGFESARDFVRRDFIKLVEEIDPTQDFEKDYKTRLQEVMQKETKEAPIYELIGEDGPPHDRTFTVCVRVRETNLATGTGRSKKIAEQEAAKKALELLPKEKST
- the mtaB gene encoding tRNA (N(6)-L-threonylcarbamoyladenosine(37)-C(2))-methylthiotransferase MtaB produces the protein MKFQVHTFGCKVNTYDAGLLQKNLQSNGFTYQDGDPRIHVLNTCAVTAEATKEAVRYIRRLKVRDPFCTVVVTGCAAQVDTGSFENLPGADLVVANSHKGQLPELLNKYFKGDLTEKVFKSNIFKKEDLEMGGGIEKSHTRTFLKIQDGCNSFCTYCIIPYARGKSRSIPVADLVARVNDLYAEGVREAVLTGVHIGDYEDEKFGKKLVLEDLVEHLLAKTKMPRFRLSSLEPVELSERLLDLYQDDKMCPHFHMSIQSANTDVLDKMKRKYTQNDVMHALNQIDKRVKNAFVGMDVIVGFPTETHEQFEDTYLTLAELPWTKIHVFPYSERPGTRAVTYDVTVPNEERVRRASRLRELSLHRFETLAKAQVGTQKKVLVLKNSAKGGQALSRDYWPVQIIGADEFIGHWSGQEVDVKILKYENSTKNRMEGHLVGEILA
- the mnmA gene encoding tRNA 2-thiouridine(34) synthase MnmA — protein: MSGGVDSSAAAALLVEQGYEVVGATMQVWDYTTCDIEEGHGTCCSSIDVDDARDVADRLGIPFYVLNCEAKFRAAVIDPFLKAYLDGQTPLPCVNCNTYLKFDHLIRKMKELECDYLATGHYAQIVQDENGKSHIQTSVDDWKDQTYFLFTIDPEIVPKLLFPIGHMKKPDVRAYAEKVGLLNARKKDSVGICFVGGQGYDNFIASQVDKAVLDSKKGLLKRYPNGEVMGRHNGIHTFTIGQSKGLGIDHHEKMFVLKIESDTNTVWIGDEQYLFASEVDVIEPKLLSDVQDGEEMNVKIRYSTKGYPAQVFKTSTGFKVKFKTPQRAITPGQAAVFYRDKQLVGGGWITL
- a CDS encoding cysteine desulfurase; the encoded protein is MDELRTLYSLKANYFDHNATTPVSDDVIAAVPEFLQAWGNPSSIHWAGRQPKNILRDTRQSLAKNLSCHPLEIVFTSGGSESNNTVLKGVFDYYQTTSFKPELARRTHYMCSEVEHPSIIKTMAHLKSLGARVDFIPVNRQGVIDMDFFRAHLTEETALVSVMFANNETGNVFPVAEMARLAHEKGALFHSDCVQAFGKVPVNLQTLGVDFASFSGHKFYSIKGSGFFFSKRGSNFASLIDGGAQERHRRGGTENVLGIACLGVMAEKLPEVAEHAKAVGELRDHMEKRILAEISGAVVTAGESPRLPNTSSLVIPGVDGETMLMSLDIKGYAVSTGAACSSGNPEPSPVLLAMGLSRQEAQSSLRVSLGWGNSLTQVDEFVETLKAVVDRLRKIEAESEVKHV
- the tsaE gene encoding tRNA (adenosine(37)-N6)-threonylcarbamoyltransferase complex ATPase subunit type 1 TsaE, which translates into the protein MTNYKVVKQFHTKSPADLGMISLELLKLFKERSLLLLEGPVGAGKTELVKALSDCLGIQETASPSFAIHHHYENRDVSMDHVDLYRLESEDDLESTGFWDLFGAKKGLVVIEWSDRLNQDLLPLNWFKIRVTIEKLAAPSERNLTISVQV
- a CDS encoding pyridoxine 5'-phosphate synthase → MKNKIRLGVNVDHVATLRQVRGGTTPYPSVLEMVKRSVKGGAEQITIHLREDRRHIQLHDLALLSKKCPVPLNLEMAATDDMVRLARKYKPEWVCLVPEKRAELTTEGGLNVVKGFKKMKPMVEKMQMRGIEISMFIEPSLEQVEASYNLGADAVEFHTGHWVLLKGAKKQKEWDRLVKAAHLAHAFGLGVHAGHGLDYHHTKLIKKLPYLREVNIGHSLICYALEEGLEKSVRKMSSILRG